A window of bacterium genomic DNA:
CTTTTAATGAGCAGCCGTGGCGATTTATTCTTGTGCGCAAAGAATCAAAAGAAACTTTTGAACATCTATTGAATATCCTTACTTCCAATAACCGGCTTTTTGCTCAGAATGCGCCGGTTTTGCTTCTTGCAATTGCTAAAATCAACCATGCGCACGGCTTTAATCGTCACGCTCTGCACGATCTCGGCCTTGC
This region includes:
- a CDS encoding nitroreductase family protein; this encodes MKSISKPAPVQFPVNDLIRNRWSPRAFSDEPVSDDKLQSLFEAARWAPSSFNEQPWRFILVRKESKETFEHLLNILTSNNRLFAQNAPVLLLAIAKINHAHGFNRHALHDLGLA